A single Amphiprion ocellaris isolate individual 3 ecotype Okinawa chromosome 15, ASM2253959v1, whole genome shotgun sequence DNA region contains:
- the LOC111564273 gene encoding elongation factor 1-gamma-like — protein MALLIPNSPTLLQIRRQILMGREGGVGGGLNAWFIVNSRRNWKKEKMPTPEEEMDDCEPVLAAEPKAKDPFAHLPKSAFVMDKFKRKYSNEDTMTVALPHFWENFDHEGYSICLQIPRGAHPYLKSCNLITGMFQHLDKQRKNVFVSVILFGPNNDSCISGSWVFRGQELAFTLSDWQIDYKSYDMVKE, from the exons ATGGCGTTGTTGATTCCCAACAGTCCTACACTGCTCCAGATCAGGAGGCAGATCCTGAtggggagggaaggaggggtgGGAGGGGGACTGAATGC CTGGTTTATAGTAAATAGTAGAAGGAAttggaaaaaagagaagatgCCTACTCCAGAAGAGGAAATGGATGACTGTGAGCCTGTTTTGGCTGCAGAGCCCAAAGCCAAGGACCCCTTTGCACACTTGCCAAAGAGTGCATTTGTCATGGACAAGTTCAAGAGAAAATATTCCAATGAGGACACCATGACAGTAGCCCTTCCCCACTTCTGGGAGAATTTCGACCATGAGGGATACTCAATCTGTCTCCAAATACCCCGAGGAGCTCACCCTTACCTTAAGAGCTGCAACCTTATCACAGGTATGTTCCAGCACCTggacaaacaaagaaagaatgTCTTCGTCAGTGTCATCTTGTTTGGCCCCAACAATGACAGCTGCATCTCTGGTAGCTGGGTCTTCAGAGGCCAGGAACTAGCCTTCACTCTGTCTGACTGGCAGATTGACTACAAATCATATGACATGGTAAAGGAGTAG